A portion of the Anaeromusa acidaminophila DSM 3853 genome contains these proteins:
- the garR gene encoding 2-hydroxy-3-oxopropionate reductase — MAKIGFIGLGIMGKPMSKNLIKAGYELVIMDRNPAVVEELKALGAEVVASPKEVAQQTDIIVTMLPNSPQVKEVALGENGLLEAAAAGKVLVDMSSIAPLVSREIAAALAAKGMEMLDAPVSGGEPKAIDGTISVMVGGKQEVFDRCYDVMKAMAGSVVRTGDIGAGNVTKLANQIIVAINIAAVSEALVLAAKAGVEPDLVYQAIRGGLAGSTVLDAKAPLMMDRKFEPGFRINLHIKDLGNILDTSHEVGVPLPLTAAVMEMMQAMKIDGKEGCDHGALVQYYEKLAKVEVKR; from the coding sequence ATGGCAAAAATCGGTTTTATTGGTTTGGGTATTATGGGCAAGCCCATGAGCAAAAATCTAATCAAGGCAGGTTATGAACTGGTGATTATGGACCGCAATCCGGCGGTCGTAGAGGAATTAAAAGCCCTGGGGGCGGAAGTAGTGGCTAGCCCGAAGGAAGTGGCGCAGCAGACGGATATTATCGTGACCATGCTGCCTAATTCGCCCCAGGTGAAGGAAGTTGCGCTGGGCGAAAACGGTTTGCTTGAAGCGGCTGCCGCGGGCAAGGTGCTGGTGGATATGAGCTCCATCGCTCCGTTGGTGAGCCGGGAGATTGCGGCTGCGTTGGCGGCTAAAGGCATGGAAATGCTGGATGCGCCGGTAAGCGGCGGCGAGCCCAAGGCCATTGACGGCACTATTTCCGTGATGGTCGGCGGCAAGCAGGAGGTCTTTGACCGTTGTTACGATGTGATGAAGGCGATGGCGGGCTCGGTGGTGCGCACCGGTGATATCGGCGCTGGCAACGTGACCAAGCTGGCCAACCAAATTATTGTGGCTATCAATATCGCTGCTGTTTCCGAAGCGCTGGTGCTGGCGGCTAAAGCTGGCGTGGAACCGGATCTGGTTTACCAAGCCATCCGCGGCGGCTTGGCTGGGAGCACCGTTTTGGATGCTAAAGCGCCTCTGATGATGGACCGCAAATTTGAGCCCGGCTTCCGCATTAATCTGCATATCAAGGATTTAGGCAACATTCTCGATACCTCCCACGAGGTCGGCGTGCCTTTGCCCTTGACGGCGGCAGTCATGGAAATGATGCAGGCTATGAAGATTGACGGCAAGGAAGGCTGCGATCACGGGGCCTTGGTGCAGTACTATGAGAAACTGGCTAAAGTAGAAGTCAAACGCTAA
- the garD gene encoding galactarate dehydratase, with amino-acid sequence MEATIAKDVNHYIKVHAQDNVAIIVKDGGLPAGALLPEGLVLREHVPQGHKVALVDIAQGGEILRYGEVIGYAKSAISRGCWIEESLVLLPQAPELSTLPLANKAPAKQEPLAGYTFAGYRNADGTVGTKNLLGIVTSVQCAAGVVNQAVARIRQELLPLYPEVEDVVAVNHNYGCGVAIGAPEAVIPIRTLQNLATHPNFGGEALIVGLGCEKLRPEEMAPWASPESILVLQEQHGYGVMLEAIMAGAKERLERLNRRRRETCAAAELVIGVQCGGSDAFSGVTANPAVGYAADLFVRAGATVMFSEVTEVRDAVHLLTPRAINEEVGRELLREMKWYDEYLSRGEADRSANPAPGNKKGGLANVVEKALGSIAKSGSSAICGVVPPGVKAQQKGLLYAATPASDFVCGTLQLASGMHLQVFTTGRGTPYGLAMASVLKVATRSCLAAQWPDLMDVDAGRIATGEATIEEVGWEIFRLLLEVASGKKQTWAEHWKLHNDLCLFNPAPVT; translated from the coding sequence ATGGAAGCAACGATTGCCAAGGACGTAAACCATTATATCAAAGTCCATGCGCAGGATAATGTGGCCATTATTGTAAAAGACGGCGGCTTGCCGGCCGGAGCGCTTCTGCCGGAGGGGCTGGTGCTGCGGGAGCATGTACCCCAGGGGCATAAAGTGGCGCTTGTCGATATTGCTCAAGGCGGGGAGATTCTTCGCTATGGCGAGGTCATTGGCTATGCAAAAAGCGCTATTAGCCGCGGCTGTTGGATTGAAGAGTCACTGGTGCTGCTGCCGCAAGCGCCAGAGCTGTCCACTTTGCCGCTGGCAAACAAGGCGCCTGCCAAACAGGAGCCTTTGGCGGGCTATACCTTTGCAGGGTATCGCAATGCCGACGGCACAGTAGGGACGAAAAACCTCTTGGGCATCGTCACCAGCGTGCAATGCGCCGCCGGGGTCGTCAATCAGGCAGTAGCTCGCATTCGCCAGGAATTGCTGCCTCTCTATCCGGAAGTGGAAGACGTTGTGGCCGTTAACCACAATTACGGCTGCGGCGTGGCTATCGGTGCGCCGGAAGCGGTTATTCCCATCCGGACGTTGCAGAACTTGGCGACTCACCCCAATTTTGGCGGTGAAGCGTTGATTGTAGGACTTGGCTGTGAAAAGCTGCGTCCTGAAGAGATGGCGCCTTGGGCGTCGCCGGAAAGTATTTTGGTTTTGCAGGAGCAGCACGGCTACGGCGTGATGCTTGAGGCAATTATGGCCGGAGCCAAGGAACGCTTGGAACGACTGAACCGTCGGCGTCGCGAAACCTGTGCGGCTGCGGAGTTGGTGATTGGCGTGCAGTGCGGCGGCAGCGACGCTTTTTCCGGGGTGACCGCCAATCCGGCAGTCGGCTATGCGGCGGATTTGTTCGTGCGCGCCGGAGCGACAGTGATGTTTTCGGAAGTGACTGAAGTGCGTGATGCGGTGCATCTCTTAACGCCGCGGGCGATTAATGAAGAAGTAGGGCGGGAACTGCTTCGTGAAATGAAGTGGTACGACGAATACTTAAGCCGCGGTGAAGCGGACCGCAGCGCCAATCCGGCGCCGGGCAATAAGAAAGGCGGCTTGGCTAATGTAGTGGAAAAGGCTTTAGGGTCCATTGCCAAGTCCGGCAGCAGCGCTATTTGCGGCGTTGTGCCGCCAGGGGTCAAGGCGCAGCAGAAGGGTCTGCTTTACGCGGCGACGCCGGCCAGCGACTTTGTCTGCGGCACCTTGCAGCTGGCTTCGGGCATGCACTTGCAGGTGTTTACTACCGGGCGGGGGACCCCCTATGGCTTGGCGATGGCCTCGGTGCTTAAGGTGGCGACGCGCAGCTGTTTGGCGGCGCAGTGGCCGGATTTGATGGATGTGGATGCCGGGCGCATCGCTACTGGCGAAGCGACGATTGAAGAAGTGGGCTGGGAAATTTTCCGTCTGCTTTTGGAAGTGGCCAGCGGCAAGAAGCAAACCTGGGCGGAACACTGGAAGCTGCATAACGACCTGTGTTTGTTCAATCCGGCGCCTGTGACTTGA
- a CDS encoding MFS transporter, which yields MLFVVTTMNYVDRATLSMAAPAMRKDLGLDAVSMGYAFSAFGWSYTALQIPGGWMLDRYGSRLVYGVGLFLWSLFTFFQGMAGFITGISALAFIFMLRFLMGVGEAPAFPANSRITTMWFPTHERGFASAIFNSAQYFALAAFNPVMGWVLVAFGWRYVFYAMGLAGIVLAFVWFRVIKDPKHHPKVNQAELDYIQQGGGLANMGDKKTEIKWSYIKALVTNRMMVGVYLGQFCLNTITWFFLTWFPTYLVQAKGMSILKVGLIAAIPALAGFVGGLLGGYVSDWLLRRGKSLTFARKLPIVCGLCLSGSIILANYVTTEAVVIGVMSLAFFAKGFGALGWVVVGDTSPKEMLGLSGGIFNFAGNMASIITPIVIGYILNVTQSFNGALVFVGAMGLLGALSYLFIVGDIKRVELQIDKTESAAAGK from the coding sequence ATGCTCTTTGTCGTGACTACGATGAACTATGTGGATCGGGCGACTTTGTCTATGGCGGCGCCGGCGATGCGTAAGGACTTAGGCTTGGATGCCGTATCCATGGGATACGCATTTTCCGCCTTTGGCTGGTCATATACGGCGCTGCAGATTCCCGGAGGCTGGATGCTGGATCGCTATGGATCGCGCTTGGTTTATGGCGTAGGCTTGTTTTTATGGTCTTTGTTTACTTTCTTTCAAGGTATGGCAGGCTTTATTACAGGGATTAGCGCCTTGGCCTTCATTTTTATGCTGCGTTTTCTGATGGGCGTTGGCGAAGCGCCGGCATTTCCCGCGAACAGCCGCATCACGACGATGTGGTTTCCTACGCACGAACGCGGCTTCGCATCTGCAATTTTCAATTCGGCGCAGTATTTTGCCCTGGCGGCGTTTAACCCGGTCATGGGGTGGGTGCTGGTGGCTTTTGGCTGGCGCTATGTCTTTTACGCTATGGGGCTGGCGGGAATTGTGTTGGCTTTTGTGTGGTTCCGAGTCATTAAGGATCCTAAGCACCATCCGAAAGTCAACCAGGCGGAGCTGGATTATATTCAGCAAGGCGGCGGCTTAGCCAATATGGGTGATAAGAAGACCGAAATCAAATGGTCTTATATTAAAGCCTTGGTGACCAATCGCATGATGGTAGGCGTATATTTGGGGCAGTTCTGCCTGAATACCATCACCTGGTTCTTCTTGACTTGGTTTCCGACCTACTTGGTCCAAGCCAAAGGCATGTCTATTTTGAAAGTGGGCTTGATTGCCGCCATTCCGGCATTGGCTGGTTTTGTAGGTGGTCTTTTGGGGGGCTATGTATCTGATTGGCTGTTGCGTCGCGGCAAAAGCTTAACTTTTGCCAGAAAGCTGCCCATTGTTTGTGGTCTCTGCCTTTCCGGCAGCATTATTTTAGCGAACTATGTAACTACGGAAGCCGTGGTTATCGGAGTTATGTCTCTAGCCTTCTTTGCCAAAGGGTTTGGGGCTTTAGGCTGGGTGGTGGTCGGCGATACGTCGCCGAAGGAAATGCTGGGTCTCAGCGGCGGCATCTTCAATTTTGCCGGCAATATGGCCAGTATCATTACGCCCATTGTGATCGGTTACATTCTAAACGTGACGCAGTCTTTCAATGGAGCGCTGGTTTTTGTTGGTGCTATGGGACTGTTAGGGGCGTTGTCGTATTTGTTCATTGTTGGCGATATCAAGCGAGTGGAGCTACAAATCGACAAAACGGAATCGGCGGCGGCTGGCAAATGA
- a CDS encoding sigma-54-dependent Fis family transcriptional regulator, which produces MARIAFIAPDKQLFLQGKKVIADMGLTEQVSLYLGRLKRGIRIAKKLERQEVDVIICRGGTAHLIVQARVRIPVVEIAITGQDLAHVFHEAKKLTGLARPRVAMLAFENMGHDIEALSQILGIELRVYPLQSTADIPQRIAEVKKDTTDLVVGGIKTVLLAAKEGLRTQLIRSGEFSIRAAFLEAKKIALARTIEKEHAQTFKALADYSLEGIISINRQRRIEVFNPAAEHLLEISAEQALGRSIETVFPQLDLNTCLTTQKPLIGHTLRCGSRWLTLNVAPIIVDSQTSSCIVTFQDISRIQELEAKIRNEVVARQFVAKYHFPHILGESPEIQECKRMAKEIAQVDATVLITGESGTGKELFAQSIHNASKRSTGPFVAVNCAALPANLLESELFGYVEGAFTGATKKGKAGLFELAHRGTLFLDEISEMDPFAQSRLLRVLQERQVMRLGDDKYIAVDVRIIAATNKPLKALTQSGSFRQDLFYRLKVLTLTLPPLRRRTHDVPLLAEHFLSLFQERHRKRLVIHPSVYAYLEQYPWPGNVRELRCFAERLTIIAKEAVLDIPTVEHYWDDRDECELPAPPPLSEKERILQSLRHCQDNISRTAALLGMDRSTLYRKLRQHQIAVRKGPRL; this is translated from the coding sequence ATGGCCCGCATTGCTTTCATTGCCCCAGACAAACAGCTTTTCCTGCAAGGAAAAAAAGTCATCGCCGACATGGGTTTAACAGAGCAAGTCAGTCTCTATTTAGGGCGCCTCAAGCGAGGCATCCGTATTGCGAAAAAGCTCGAACGCCAGGAGGTGGACGTCATCATCTGCCGCGGCGGCACCGCTCATCTCATCGTTCAAGCTCGCGTTCGCATTCCGGTTGTTGAAATCGCCATTACCGGCCAGGATTTGGCTCATGTGTTTCACGAAGCCAAAAAATTAACCGGTCTGGCCCGGCCGCGCGTCGCCATGCTAGCCTTTGAAAACATGGGCCATGACATTGAAGCGCTTTCGCAAATTCTCGGTATCGAACTGCGCGTCTATCCCCTGCAAAGCACCGCCGATATTCCCCAGCGCATCGCCGAGGTAAAAAAAGACACCACCGACTTGGTTGTCGGCGGCATTAAAACCGTGCTGCTGGCCGCCAAAGAAGGCCTGCGCACCCAGCTCATCCGCTCCGGCGAATTCTCCATCCGCGCCGCCTTTCTGGAGGCCAAAAAAATCGCTTTAGCCCGGACAATTGAAAAGGAACACGCCCAAACCTTTAAAGCCTTGGCCGACTATTCTTTGGAAGGCATTATCAGCATCAATCGCCAGCGGCGAATCGAAGTATTTAATCCCGCTGCAGAGCATTTGCTGGAGATCTCAGCCGAGCAAGCATTAGGCCGTTCCATTGAAACAGTCTTTCCACAGTTGGATTTAAATACCTGTCTAACTACGCAAAAACCGCTTATCGGCCACACGCTCCGCTGCGGTTCCCGCTGGCTGACGCTCAACGTGGCGCCCATCATCGTCGACAGCCAAACTAGCAGCTGCATCGTCACGTTTCAAGACATCAGCCGCATCCAAGAGCTGGAGGCCAAAATCCGCAACGAGGTGGTTGCCCGCCAATTTGTCGCCAAATACCATTTTCCGCATATCCTGGGAGAATCGCCGGAAATTCAGGAATGCAAACGCATGGCTAAAGAAATCGCCCAAGTGGACGCTACCGTCTTAATCACCGGCGAGTCCGGCACCGGCAAAGAATTGTTCGCCCAAAGCATTCATAACGCCAGCAAACGCAGCACCGGCCCTTTCGTCGCCGTCAACTGCGCCGCTTTGCCGGCTAATTTGCTGGAGAGCGAACTTTTTGGCTATGTAGAAGGCGCTTTTACAGGGGCTACCAAAAAAGGCAAAGCTGGTTTATTCGAATTAGCCCATAGGGGCACGCTCTTTTTGGATGAAATCTCCGAAATGGACCCTTTCGCCCAAAGCCGCCTCCTGCGGGTGCTCCAGGAACGGCAGGTCATGCGCCTGGGAGACGATAAATACATTGCCGTTGACGTGCGCATCATCGCCGCCACCAACAAGCCCCTTAAAGCGCTCACCCAAAGCGGCTCGTTTCGCCAGGATCTCTTCTACCGCCTCAAGGTGCTCACCTTGACCCTGCCTCCTTTGCGGCGCCGCACTCATGACGTGCCGCTTTTGGCTGAACATTTCCTCTCACTCTTCCAAGAACGTCACCGCAAACGCCTTGTCATTCATCCTTCTGTGTACGCCTATCTGGAACAATACCCCTGGCCCGGCAATGTCCGGGAACTGCGCTGTTTTGCCGAACGCCTAACCATCATCGCCAAGGAAGCGGTCTTGGATATTCCAACTGTGGAGCATTACTGGGATGACCGGGACGAATGCGAGCTGCCTGCGCCACCGCCTTTGTCCGAAAAAGAACGCATTTTGCAAAGTCTGCGCCATTGCCAGGACAACATTTCCCGTACCGCCGCTCTGCTGGGCATGGACCGCAGCACTCTCTACCGCAAGCTGCGTCAGCACCAGATCGCCGTGCGCAAAGGGCCGCGTCTTTGA
- a CDS encoding Na+/H+ antiporter NhaC family protein has translation MHTGLVFSLFFAGLLCSVQQHIPLLYPLLLGLVAFTVLAMRQGHSLRSLGSMMLAGSRKSLIVIKIFVLIGVITAVWRSAGTISTIVYYGIAWMPGDYFLPGAFLLCSLVSFLLGTSFGTAGTIGVVLMVLAQSGQMDISMAAGAIIAGAYFGDRSSPMSSSANLVAVLTGTNLYDNLKNMFRSAWVPFFLSILAYVWLSQNHPLQFQADSISQEIAATFNLSPLTLLPALVILLLGACRTDVKLAMGVSILLGVFLSVWVQQVSIAQLLQYLLWGYTSEHTGFFAGIIQGGGLFSMLNVALIVLISSAYAGIFAGTNLLQPFENALIKLSQRTSPFTSLLLSSLGTAAFSCNQTLAILLTHQLAHKAYATCRLSASRLALDLENSVVLLSVVIPWNIAGAVPAATLGADASFIPYAFYLFLVPLWWLLKARNGT, from the coding sequence ATGCACACAGGCCTTGTGTTCAGCCTCTTCTTTGCAGGCCTTCTCTGCAGCGTCCAGCAGCATATCCCGCTTCTTTATCCGCTTTTATTAGGTCTGGTCGCCTTCACCGTCTTAGCCATGCGCCAAGGACATTCTTTACGGTCCTTAGGAAGCATGATGCTGGCGGGTTCGCGCAAATCCTTAATTGTCATCAAAATCTTCGTTCTCATCGGCGTCATCACTGCCGTTTGGCGCTCTGCAGGCACCATCTCCACCATCGTTTACTACGGCATCGCCTGGATGCCGGGAGATTACTTTTTACCGGGCGCTTTTCTGCTCTGCTCGCTGGTTTCTTTTCTTCTGGGCACTTCCTTCGGCACCGCCGGCACCATCGGCGTCGTGCTGATGGTGTTGGCCCAAAGCGGCCAGATGGACATCTCTATGGCAGCCGGCGCCATCATCGCCGGGGCGTACTTCGGAGACCGTTCCTCGCCCATGTCCTCCAGCGCCAACCTGGTCGCCGTCCTCACCGGCACCAACCTTTACGACAACCTGAAAAACATGTTTCGCTCCGCCTGGGTTCCCTTTTTTCTTTCCATCCTAGCCTACGTCTGGCTGTCCCAAAATCATCCGCTCCAATTCCAGGCGGACAGCATTTCCCAAGAAATCGCCGCCACCTTCAATCTATCTCCGTTGACGCTGCTGCCGGCTCTGGTCATTTTGCTCCTCGGCGCTTGCCGCACCGACGTCAAGCTAGCCATGGGAGTCAGCATCCTCCTTGGCGTCTTTCTCAGCGTGTGGGTGCAGCAAGTCTCCATAGCGCAGTTGCTCCAGTACCTCCTTTGGGGCTACACCTCGGAGCATACAGGGTTTTTCGCCGGCATTATCCAAGGGGGCGGGCTTTTTTCCATGCTCAATGTCGCTTTGATCGTGCTGATCTCTTCCGCCTATGCCGGCATCTTCGCCGGTACCAACCTGCTGCAGCCGTTTGAAAACGCCTTAATAAAGTTGAGCCAGCGCACCAGCCCTTTTACCTCTTTGCTGCTCTCCAGCCTGGGAACCGCCGCTTTTAGCTGCAACCAAACCTTAGCCATTTTGCTCACCCACCAGTTGGCGCACAAAGCCTATGCTACCTGCCGCCTCAGTGCGTCTCGGTTGGCGCTGGACCTAGAAAACTCGGTAGTTCTGCTCTCGGTGGTCATTCCCTGGAATATCGCCGGTGCGGTCCCTGCCGCCACTTTAGGGGCCGACGCCTCCTTCATTCCCTACGCTTTTTATCTCTTCCTAGTTCCCTTATGGTGGCTGCTAAAGGCAAGGAATGGAACATGA
- a CDS encoding HD domain-containing phosphohydrolase, giving the protein MRIGTKIAFSQLAMGALIVAAMYMAAYWVWAPEYERWEERQATDKEKWTQHLWEAEEKRLALTVADWAPWDELYDFAQNPAERKFERDNLSDDSMTNLRVDWVLLLDPAYKVRYSRSLVGAWDEKERLRFEEEWEALVGDSPDIQEQLRQGESVKGLAIVNGQPVLVAAQQILHSDKRGPGVGFLVMFQLVDADLLKEFSQRLQATLILEQKGRDGHLANAWSEEKDAQLIRAYWPVEDIFGRSGIVLRLDIERHLYQEMQHQYRYFFLLSIAVLAMSLLISVYGLDLLLTRRLRRLGDFLANIRNVGNEIQPKLPRGGNDELARITRKIEEMLERLREDRSQIDNLNQALKRELKERQKAEELMQYHCWHDALTGLYNRTFLEIVLNEYIQSGVKGFGIICGDLDGLKMVNDTLGHEAGDALLRRTADLFRKILPESAITVRTGGDEFVSLLIGINEEELWKWYQQLQTEAQKQESGQMPLQISFGCRYQERCIPGGDELHNLLREADDAMYRQKNFRRQSTRGVVIQALLKMIELHESVTNGHSQRLKRLAEKLAREMELSEEEVEKVVLLAQFREIGRIGLPEPLLTKQEPLTDAERQEIQRHAEIGYRIALVIPELEGIAELIRTHHEWWNGKGYPRGLKGEDIPLESRIVAIVDAYDAMTNPSVYREARNGEQVERELRCGRERQFDPKLLDVFLEKIVREEKKTQEAE; this is encoded by the coding sequence ATGCGCATTGGCACAAAAATAGCTTTCTCTCAACTGGCTATGGGGGCGTTAATCGTTGCTGCCATGTATATGGCGGCTTATTGGGTATGGGCGCCTGAATATGAACGCTGGGAGGAACGGCAGGCGACGGATAAGGAGAAATGGACGCAGCATTTATGGGAGGCGGAGGAGAAGCGTCTGGCTCTTACGGTGGCGGACTGGGCGCCATGGGATGAACTGTATGACTTTGCTCAGAATCCGGCGGAGCGGAAATTTGAACGGGATAATCTGAGTGATGACTCCATGACCAATTTGCGCGTAGACTGGGTCCTGCTTTTAGATCCGGCGTACAAGGTCCGTTACAGCCGCTCGTTAGTGGGAGCTTGGGATGAAAAAGAACGGCTGCGCTTCGAAGAAGAATGGGAGGCGTTGGTAGGGGACTCGCCGGATATACAGGAGCAGCTGCGTCAAGGCGAGAGCGTTAAAGGGTTAGCTATAGTAAATGGTCAGCCAGTCTTGGTTGCGGCCCAGCAAATTCTGCATAGCGACAAACGCGGTCCTGGCGTCGGCTTCTTAGTGATGTTTCAATTAGTGGATGCAGACTTGCTGAAAGAATTTTCGCAGAGGCTGCAAGCAACGCTGATTTTGGAACAAAAGGGGCGAGATGGACACCTGGCTAACGCTTGGTCTGAGGAGAAAGACGCACAGTTAATTCGGGCGTATTGGCCGGTGGAGGATATTTTCGGTCGGTCCGGGATCGTGCTGCGGTTGGATATAGAGCGACATTTATATCAAGAGATGCAGCATCAATACCGATACTTCTTTTTATTGAGTATAGCAGTGCTTGCCATGTCGCTGCTTATATCTGTGTATGGCTTGGATTTGCTACTAACCAGGCGTCTCAGACGTCTGGGGGATTTTTTGGCGAATATTCGCAATGTGGGGAATGAAATTCAGCCTAAACTTCCTAGAGGCGGTAATGATGAGCTGGCCCGAATTACGAGAAAAATAGAAGAGATGCTGGAACGGCTGCGAGAGGATCGCTCACAGATTGATAATTTGAACCAAGCCTTGAAGAGAGAATTAAAAGAGCGTCAAAAGGCGGAGGAGTTGATGCAGTATCATTGCTGGCATGACGCTCTGACCGGGCTATATAACCGTACGTTTTTAGAAATTGTGTTGAATGAATACATTCAAAGCGGCGTGAAGGGGTTCGGCATAATTTGCGGCGATTTGGACGGTTTGAAGATGGTCAATGATACGTTGGGGCATGAAGCCGGTGACGCGCTTTTACGGCGTACGGCCGACTTGTTTCGGAAGATTTTGCCGGAGTCGGCCATTACGGTGCGGACTGGCGGCGATGAGTTTGTTTCGCTGTTGATCGGCATTAACGAAGAAGAACTGTGGAAGTGGTATCAGCAATTGCAAACAGAAGCGCAGAAGCAGGAAAGCGGTCAGATGCCGCTGCAAATTTCTTTTGGCTGCCGGTATCAGGAGCGCTGTATCCCTGGCGGCGATGAGCTGCACAATCTGCTGCGCGAAGCGGATGATGCGATGTACCGCCAGAAAAATTTCCGCAGACAGAGCACGCGGGGCGTAGTCATCCAAGCGTTGTTAAAAATGATTGAGCTCCACGAATCTGTAACCAACGGGCATTCGCAGCGTTTAAAAAGGCTAGCGGAAAAGCTGGCCCGGGAGATGGAACTGTCGGAAGAAGAAGTTGAAAAAGTGGTCTTGCTGGCCCAGTTTCGGGAGATTGGGCGTATTGGGTTGCCGGAGCCGTTATTGACGAAGCAAGAACCGCTGACTGATGCGGAGCGGCAGGAAATTCAGCGTCATGCGGAGATTGGCTATCGGATTGCCCTGGTTATTCCAGAACTAGAGGGAATTGCCGAATTGATTCGTACACATCATGAATGGTGGAACGGAAAGGGATATCCCCGGGGGCTTAAAGGGGAAGATATTCCCTTGGAAAGTCGAATTGTAGCTATTGTTGACGCCTATGACGCTATGACTAATCCAAGTGTTTACCGAGAAGCTCGAAATGGGGAGCAAGTGGAACGGGAATTGCGTTGCGGCAGAGAGCGGCAGTTTGATCCCAAGCTGTTGGATGTATTCCTAGAAAAAATAGTGAGGGAAGAAAAGAAAACTCAAGAAGCGGAGTGA
- the cydB gene encoding cytochrome d ubiquinol oxidase subunit II, which translates to MELTTLWFILVAVLFTGFFFLEGFDYGVGMLLPFLGKNDAERRVIINTIGPVWDGNEVWMITAGGAMFAAFPHMYATLFSGFYMALFLMLMALIARGVAFEFRSKDERPAWRATWDWAIFCGSAIPALLWGVAVTNLIQGVPLNAKMQYVGTFFDLLSPYTLVGGAAFLLVFLYHGALFLTLKTDGEMIARARGAALKSGLLAAVVYLACVGMTYANTDLFRSSLGAGGLILAVLTFVASYVLTLRSCFGWAFVMSSLAIVFTTAGFFGGLFPRLMVSSLNPDWSITITKAASTPYTLKIMTVVALTLVPIVLVYQAWTYWVFRKRVKVDDHLEY; encoded by the coding sequence ATGGAACTGACAACTCTTTGGTTCATTCTGGTAGCGGTGCTTTTTACGGGCTTCTTCTTCTTGGAAGGTTTTGATTACGGCGTGGGCATGCTGTTGCCCTTCTTGGGTAAAAATGACGCGGAACGTCGTGTGATTATTAACACCATCGGGCCGGTATGGGATGGCAATGAGGTGTGGATGATTACCGCTGGCGGAGCGATGTTTGCGGCGTTCCCCCATATGTATGCTACGTTGTTCAGCGGCTTTTACATGGCTCTTTTCTTGATGCTTATGGCGCTCATTGCCAGAGGCGTGGCCTTTGAGTTTCGCAGCAAGGATGAGAGGCCCGCTTGGAGGGCGACTTGGGATTGGGCCATTTTCTGCGGCAGCGCCATTCCGGCCTTGCTCTGGGGCGTTGCGGTAACCAACTTGATCCAGGGTGTGCCGTTAAATGCGAAAATGCAGTATGTAGGTACTTTTTTCGATCTTCTTAGCCCATACACGTTAGTGGGCGGCGCTGCCTTTCTGTTGGTTTTCCTTTACCATGGAGCGCTGTTTTTGACGCTGAAAACTGATGGCGAGATGATTGCGCGCGCCCGGGGGGCGGCGCTGAAGAGCGGCTTGCTAGCGGCGGTGGTGTATTTGGCTTGCGTTGGCATGACCTACGCCAACACGGATTTGTTCCGCAGCTCTCTGGGAGCGGGCGGGCTGATTCTGGCGGTGCTTACCTTTGTAGCGTCGTATGTTCTGACGCTGCGCAGCTGCTTTGGTTGGGCCTTCGTAATGAGTTCCTTGGCTATCGTGTTTACGACGGCTGGATTTTTCGGCGGCCTCTTCCCGCGCTTGATGGTATCCAGCTTGAATCCGGACTGGAGCATTACGATCACGAAGGCGGCCTCTACGCCGTATACGCTGAAAATCATGACCGTTGTGGCGCTGACCTTGGTGCCTATCGTGCTGGTTTATCAGGCGTGGACGTATTGGGTTTTCCGCAAGAGGGTCAAAGTGGATGATCATTTGGAATACTAA